In Choloepus didactylus isolate mChoDid1 chromosome 6, mChoDid1.pri, whole genome shotgun sequence, one DNA window encodes the following:
- the LOC119538125 gene encoding olfactory receptor 52M1-like, with protein sequence MGPANKSQISSNSFSLMGIPGLEHLHVWIGIPFCSMYVVAVVGNVTILAVVRAERSLHEPMFLFLCMLSVTDLVLSTSTLPRMLCLFWLGAHDIAFDACLAQMFFIHSFTAMESGFFLAMAIDRYVAICDPLHHATILTHTRIANMGAAVVLRGLTFFSPHPILLRQLPYCRSRIIAHTYCEFMAVVKLACVDTGATKCYSLSVASVIGSCDGFFIAVSYVLILRAVFRLPSREASLKALGTCGSHVCVILVFYSTAVFTFLTHRFGHNVAPQIHIFIANMYLLVPPFLNPIVYGIRTKKIRDHVFSSLRINIA encoded by the coding sequence ATGGGGCCAGCCAATAAATCTCAAATCTCTTCAAATTCCTTCTCTCTGATGGGCATCCCAGGTCTAGAGCACCTGCATGTCTGGATTGGGATTCCCTTCTGCTCCATGTACGTGGTGGCTGTGGTGGGGAACGTGACCATCCTGGCCGTGGTGAGGGCAGAGCGGAGCCTCCACGAGCCCATGTTCCTCTTTCTGTGCATGCTGTCAGTCACTGACCTGGTCCTCTCCACGTCTACACTGCCGCGCATGCTGTGTCTATTCTGGCTTGGAGCCCATGACATTGCCTTTGATGCTTGCCTGGCCCAAATGTTCTTCATCCACAGCTTTACTGCCATGGAATCTGGCTTCTTCCTGGCCATGGCCATTGATAGATATGTGGCCATCTGTGACCCCCTGCACCATGCCACCATTCTCACCCACACTCGCATTGCCAATATGGGAGCTGCTGTGGTACTCCGGGGCCTCACTTTCTTTTCCCCACACCCCATCTTACTTAGGCAGCTGCCTTACTGCAGGAGTCGAATCATTGCCCACACCTACTGTGAGTTCATGGCTGTGGTGAAGCTGGCATGTGTGGACACAGGGGCCACCAAATGTTACAGCCTCAGTGTGGCATCGGTCATTGGTTCCTGTGATGGCTTTTTCATCGCTGTCTCTTATGTCCTAATTCTCCGGGCAGTCTTTCGTCTTCCATCACGGGAAGCCAGCCTTAAAGCCCTAGGCACATGTGGTTCCCATGTCTGTGTCATCCTCGTTTTCTACTCCACAGCTGTCTTCACCTTCCTTACCCACCGCTTTGGTCACAATGTGGCTCCCCAAATTCATATCTTCATTGCCAATATGTACCTTCTGGTACCACCTTTTCTCAACCCCATAGTTTATGGGATTAGGACCAAGAAAATTCGAGACCATGTCTTTAGTTCCCTGAGGATAAACATTGCCtga
- the LOC119537520 gene encoding LOW QUALITY PROTEIN: ribosome maturation protein SBDS-like (The sequence of the model RefSeq protein was modified relative to this genomic sequence to represent the inferred CDS: inserted 1 base in 1 codon): MSISTPTNQVRLTNVAVVRMKRAGKRFEIACYKHKVVGWRSGVEKDLDEVLQTHSVFVNVSKGQVAKKEDLISAFGTDDQTEICKQILTKGEVQVSDKERHTQLEQMFRDIATIVADKRVNPETKRPYTVILIERAMKDIHYSVRPNKSTKQQTLEVIKQLKEKMKIERAHMRLRFILPVNEGKKLKEKLKPLIKVIXSEDYSQQLEIVCLIDPGCFREIDELIKKETKGKGSLEVLNLKDVEEGDEKFE, translated from the exons ATGTCAATCTCCACCCCCACCAACCAGGTCCGCCTAACCAATGTGGCCGTGGTTCGGATGAAGCGTGCTGGGAAACGCTTCGAAATCGCCTGCTACAAACACAAGGTCGTCGGCTGGCGGAGTGGTGTGGAAAAAGACCTTGACGAAGTTCTGCAGACCCACTCAGTGTTTGTAAATGTTTCTAAAGGTCAAGTTGCAAAGAAGGAAGATCTCATCAGTGCGTTTGGAACAGATGACCAAACTGAAATCTGTAAGCAGATTTTGACTAAAGGAGAGGTTCAAGTATCAGATAAAGAACGGCACACGCAGCTGGAGCAGATGTTTAGGGACATTGCAACAATCGTAGCAGACAAACGTGTGAATCCTGAAACAAAGAGACCATACACTGTTATCCTTATTGAGAGAGCCATGAAGGATATCCACTATTCAGTCAGACCCAACAAAAGTACAAAACAGCAGACTTTGGAAGtgataaaacagttaaaagagaaaatgaagatagAACGTGCTCACATGAGACTTCGATTCATTCTTCCAGTGAATGAAGGGAAGAAGCTGAAGGAAAAGCTCAAGCCATTGATCAAGGTTA AAAGTGAAGACTACAGTCAACAGTTAGAAATTGTATGTCTGATTGACCCAGGCTGCTTCAGAGAAATTGATGAGCTAATTAAAAAGGAGACAAAAGGCAAAGGTTCCTTGGAAGTACTGAATTTGAAAGATGTGGAGGAAGGAGATGAGAAATTTGAATGA
- the LOC119535791 gene encoding olfactory receptor 52K2-like: MSFCNNSVPQPLIFVLAGIPSLESSNGWFSVPFFLVFVITVTGNLTILYIIQVEKSLHGPMFLFLAMLSVVDLSLVSAIVPHMLGMFWMNAKEISFNACLMQMFFIPFFYVMESGILLAMAFDRFMAIWKLLRYTTILANNMLMKMALAILARAVVVLTPAPILAKSLESFQSHTIAYSYCAYMAVVQIACGDIPNLIVYGLMVIVASEGFDLFFIVLSYGLILLTVFLIPSWEARGKAISTCDSHLCVIALFYSPVVFSVLAQSLGYHMAPHLQIIIDNLYFLVPPMVNPLIYGVRTKQMRERVLQILHCLGD; encoded by the coding sequence ATGTCCTTTTGCAACAACTCAGTTCCTCAGCCCTTGATATTTGTCTTGGCTGGAATTCCCAGCCTGGAATCTTCCAATGGCTGGTTCTCTGTGCCTTTTTTCTTGGTATTTGTGATTACAGTCACTGGAAACCTCACCATCTTATATATCATCCAGGTAGAGAAGAGTCTTCATGGGCCCATGTTTCTCTTCCTGGCAATGCTGTCAGTTGTTGATCTGTCTCTGGTCAGTGCCATTGTGCCCCACATGCTGGGCATGTTCTGGATGAATGCCAAGGAAATCAGCTTCAATGCCTGTCTCATGCAGATGTttttcatccctttcttttatgtCATGGAGTCTGGGATCCTCCTGGCTATGGCTTTTGACAGATTCATGGCCATCTGGAAACTTCTGAGATATACAACCATCCTTGCTAACAACATGCTTATGAAGATGGCACTGGCTATCCTGGCAAGGGCTGTGGTAGTGCTGACCCCAGCACCTATCCTGGCAAAAAGCCTGGAAAGCTTCCAAAGCCACACCATTGCTTATTCCTACTGTGCCTACATGGCTGTGGTACAGATAGCCTGTGGAGACATCCCTAACCTCATTGTCTATGGCCTCATGGTTATTGTAGCATCTGAGGGATTTGATCTGTTTTTTATCGTTCTCTCATATGGATTGATACTTCTTACTGTCTTTCTGATACCATCTTGGGAGGCACGGGGCAAAGCTATCAGCACCTGTGACTCTCATCTCTGTGTCATTGCTCTCTTTTATTCTCCTGTTGTTTTCTCTGTCCTGGCTCAGAGTTTAGGCTACCATATGGCTCCCCATCTACAGATCATCATTGACAACCTCTACTTCCTGGTGCCTCCCATGGTCAACCCTTTGATTTATGGGGTCCGGACCAAGCAAATGAGGGAGCGGGTGCTGCAGATCCTTCACTGTCTTGGAGACTGA
- the LOC119537123 gene encoding olfactory receptor 52A1-like, protein MEFTNISYMNPKTVILIGIPGLEHVQFWIGFPFFCVCLVALLGNIFLLIIIPAERSLHQPMYILLAVLAATDLGLCVAIAPKMLAIFWFESCSMAFDACLVQLFFIHALQGMESGILLAMAFDRYVAICDPLRYRSILTPFILVWMVLVVAIRTTVLIGILPILLKQLQLFHSVVIVHAYCEHMAVVKLAARDVHINKSYGLFVAFAILGFDMILVFTSYILIFQAVFNLPQKEARLKAFNTCSAHIFVFLEFYILAFFSFFSHRFGHVLPYAHILLSTIYLLLPPALNPIVYGLNTKEIRRQVTQIFILKFHTQK, encoded by the coding sequence ATGGAATTCACCAACATTTCATATATGAATCCCAAGACAGTTATCCTGATTGGAATCCCTGGACTAGAACATGTGCAGTTTTGGATtgggtttcctttcttttgtgtGTGCCTAGTGGCTCTGCTGGGGAACATCTTCTTGCTAATCATCATCCCTGCAGAACGTAGTCTGCACCAACCTATGTATATCTTACTGGCAGTACTTGCAGCCACTGACCTAGGTCTCTGTGTAGCCATTGCTCCCAAGATGTTGGCCATCTTCTGGTTTGAATCTTGCTCCATGGCCTTTGATGCATGCCTTGTCCAACTCTTCTTCATTCATGCCTTGCAGGGAATGGAATCTGGCATTCTGTTGGCCATGGCCTTTGACCGCTATGTTGCTATCTGTGATCCTCTGAGATACAGATCTATCCTTACACCTTTCATTCTGGTATGGATGGTGCTAGTGGTGGCAATACGGACAACAGTGCTCATTGGCATTCTACCCATTCTACTCAAACAACTGCAACTTTTCCACTCTGTGGTTATTGTTCATGCTTACTGTGAGCATATGGCTGTAGTCAAGCTGGCTGCACGAGATGTCCATATTAACAAATCATATGGTCTCTTCGTGGCTTTTGCAATTCTAGGTTTTGACATGATACTTGTCTTCACCTCCTACATTCTGATTTTCCAGGCTGTCTTTAATCTTCCCCAGAAGGAGGCACGGCTGAAAGCATTCAACACGTGTAGTGCTCATATTTTtgtcttcttggagttttatatccttgcctttttttccttcttcagccACCGTTTTGGTCATGTGTTACCCTATGCCCACATCCTCTTGTCTACCATCTATCTGCTTCTGCCTCCTGCCCTTAACCCCATTGTCTATGGTCTAAATACCAAGGAGATCCGCAGGCAGGTAACTCAGATTTTTATTCTGAAGTTTCACACCCAGAAGTGA